In the Caenorhabditis elegans chromosome X genome, one interval contains:
- the F38B6.7 gene encoding DUF4210 domain-containing protein (Partially confirmed by transcript evidence), producing MRLSILILLCCILFVVFCKEKASKVKVEEEEEEEEEGVDDSEEICPFPWQTHDQNVLAQYSMCNDVMHEGVKCTPNDPIECTGRNPTCVFSKLTNDHRCCADVPQDLSNPPGIPEQVKPICPYGASSYDLPSVLLCDPTEDNACPEHFTCEQAVNHQMLTTYNMHLCCKTSTLDSFENVFYETKVGINKMSSNLSMPIFYVTQLSPSIVPNAPKGGIDYVVLNEYIPTKNKANTPEIRTGDHFAMLPYRFREPVYLKKVFLFHEPMPNSFFHVLVLFNPHGNPESMNLYYNRPSSLSREIDLSVPVWDEGVFFRNMNRVLTIQSDQTSSRQIRRLYIVLVFQTKNRISKRHPQVWNDLHANYTTFTEFLGTETGKQLGNPMAGTYYYVRKF from the exons ATGCGGctatcaattttgattttactcTGCTGTATTCTTTTTGTAGtgttttgcaaagaaaaagcTTCTAAGGTAAAAGTTgaagaggaggaggaagaagaggaagaaggtGTTGACGATTCTGAAGAAA TCTGCCCGTTTCCATGGCAAACTCACGATCAAAATGTACTTGCACAATACTCGATGTGCAATGATGTAATGCACGAag GGGTGAAATGCACTCCAAACGATCCTATTGAGTGCACGGGCAGGAATCCGACCTgtgttttttcaaagcttaCAAATGATCATCGATGCTGTGCAGATGTGCCACAAGATTTGAGCAACCCACCAGGAATCCCTGAGCAAGTGAAACCAA TATGTCCATATGGTGCATCATCATACGATTTGCCTTCCGTCCTTTTATGTGATCCGACTGAAGACAACGCTTGCCCGGAGCACTTCACCTGTGAGCAAGCAGTGAACCACCAAATGCTAACGACCTATAATATGCATTTGTGCTGTAAAACAAGCACGCTAGACTCGTTTGAAAACG TGTTTTACGAAACAAAAGTTGGAATCAACAAAATGTCGTCAAACTTGTCTATGCCGATTTTTTACGTCACACAATTATCACCATCAATTGTTCCAAATGCACCAAAAGGGGGAATAGACTAT GTTGTTTTGAATGAATATATCCCTACTAAGAACAAGGCAAACACTCCTGAAATTAGAACTGGCGATCATTTTGCAATGCTACCATACAGATTCCGTGAGCCTGTGTActtgaaaaaagt gtttttgttCCACGAGCCAATGCCAAACTCCTTCTTCCAcgttttggttttattta ATCCTCACGGAAATCCAGAGTCGATGAATTTGTACTACAACAGACCTTCCTCACTCTCCCGAGAAATTGATTTATCAGTTCCAGTTTGGGATGAAGGggtctttttcagaaatatgaaCAGAGTTCTTACAATTCAATCTGATCAAACATCAAGTCGCCAAA ttcgcCGGTTATATATTGTACTTGTGTTCCAAACGAAAAACCGAATATCAAAAAGGCATCCTCAAGTGTGGAATGATCTTCATGCTAATTACACTACATTTACGGAATTTTTGGGGACGGAAACTGGAAAACAACTGGGAAATCCTATGGCTGGAACATACTATTAtgtaagaaaattttaa
- the F38B6.2 gene encoding uncharacterized protein (Confirmed by transcript evidence) produces MACILIFISVFIIESGYCQPSIPPPERPECSESWQSPDLTYVPSINQCSDYTTGNGVACKPNNPFTCTGRNPFCATAGDRAFKCCSDIIQDSTEVKMLNSSQIKPICPAGAIPYKMPQVLLCDPTIVNICPYDYKCVEAANGQYLPADGRSLCCKTTTLYSFASVFGEAKISPRLVPNPPLSAIEYVTLNVHTSAKEHSPEIRTGDHFVLTPYKLYEPAYLKKIKLFTDFGHGSFVHVILFDPMSTTETMQLYYDRPTSNGKTINLDEPIPDGGFISKKIFNAAPITQIENPSRPGPIKEYRKLWIVLIFKTTSPFGRVYILSTKDLHSKYRSVTDFLKSDTGNMLGTPVAGTYFYLTTD; encoded by the exons ATGGCGTGTATTCTCATTTTCATCTCTGTATTTATTATTGAATCAGGATATTGTCAGCCATCCATACCTCCACCAGAGCGACCAG aatgcaGTGAAAGTTGGCAGTCTCCTGATTTGACTTATGTACCATCTATCAACCAGTGTTCAGATTACACAAcag gtAACGGTGTGGCTTGTAAACCAAATAACCCATTCACTTGTACTGGGAGAAATCCCTTCTGCGCCACTGCTGGAGATAGAGCCTTCAAGTGTTGCAGCGACATTATTCAGGATTCTACAGAAGTGAAAATGCTTAATTCTTCCCAAATCAAGCCAA tttgCCCCGCCGGTGCGATTCCTTATAAGATGCCACAAGTTTTGTTATGCGACCCGACAATTGTTAATATCTGTCCATACGACTATAAG TGCGTTGAAGCAGCAAACGGACAATATCTTCCTGCCGATGGCCGATCTCTTTGCTGCAAGACCACCACTCTGTACTCGTTTGCCTCGGTTTTTGGAGAGGCTAAAATAAGCCCTCGGCTAGTGCCAAATCCCCCTCTTTCAGCGATCGAATAT GTCACTTTGAACGTTCACACATCCGCCAAAGAGCACTCACCGGAAATTAGAACTGGAGATCATTTTGTGCTGACACCATACAAACTCTACGAGCCggcatatttgaaaaaaatcaaactgttCACAGACTTTGGTCATGGCTCATTTGTGCATGTTATACTTTTTG ATCCAATGTCAACAACTGAAACAATGCAACTTTATTATGACCGACCAACATCCAATGGGAAAACTATCAATTTAGATGAGCCAATTCCAGACGGAg GATTCATTTctaagaaaatattcaatgcGGCTCCAATTACACAAATAGAAAACCCATCACGTCCGGGTCCAATAAAAGAAT atcgaaaaTTGTGGATTGTGCTCATTTTCAAGACCACAAGCCCGTTTGGTCGAGTTTATATTCTTTCCACCAAGGATTTGCACAGCAAGTATAGATCAGtcaccgattttttgaaatccgacACAGGAAACATGCTAGGAACTCCTGTGGCTGGAACTTATTTTTAT CTCACCACCGActga